The genomic region AACCTCCGCCGCGTTTCATAACGACAACAACTCGTTCTTCCTTGACTTTTTGTCGGGGGGTTTGACTCAAGCAACGAACGATTTTCTTCAGTTTGAACGTgatttcatcgattttttcgCGGGATTCGTTGTCAATCGTCAAAGTTATGGGAATTGTTTGTCCCGGCACGTATCCTCCGATGGGTAATTTGACATTCAGCAGCAAAGGACCCGATTTGCAAggccaacaacaaaaatatttgatggtTTCCGCATGCACGGGCAATCGCAAGTCAGGATTATCGTAATTCAGGTCAAGTTGCTTCAAAACAGTAAATCCAACTTTGTACGTTTGATCGAATTTCCATGGGCGTTCGAGCGTTACTTTGACTGTGTATCGAATATGCCCGTAAGGACCCTCAAATGACGACGGCATGTTACTCGGGAGAAGGCAGGCAAAATTATACGTATGCAATCCCGGAAGAATTTCAATCTCGTTCGCATGCGGAGACCCAATGAGGTATGTCGTGCTGTTCAAATAATCCTCGCGACCTCGGTAATGAACGATCCGCGTGTGATTTTTGCCATTAACGCGATACGTTTCCGATTCGCTCCAATGCGTATATGCGAAaccacaaattttcaaactaattgctgtgaaaaaaaattatcttatcttaattttttgcgttgattcacttaaaaagctaaaaatactcaccttttacttttttcgcgACGCCAAGATTCAGTTCGACACTTCCTGCTAGATTTTGTCCCGCAAAGTAGATGCCTTGGGGGTTATTTTCGAACTTAATATTGCAAGTTATCGTCATTTTAGGAAGTTTTCAATAAAGAAGCAGGAAGAAAAGTGAATAAAGGGGTCTCTTTGAAAACTGAACGATAACTGGACTCAATGTACTTGatcttcaatttaaaaacgTTGTTATCGTTATCGAGTAGCTGATAGCGATAAGATAAAGTTTCGATGATAAATTAGGGGGAATATTCGTTTAatggttaaatttatcaggaaattagttttaatagcgaaaaactgaaaagttagctctttgaaatttttttagggcttgaaattgaactttagttttttaaaaaaataattttttaaataaaaaattgactaagtttgaattttgaaagtaaaaactaactttttagatttaaaatctGAAGTTTAGGgctttaactaaaattttaggttttaaaaactaacttttgaaaaaattatcagcttttaaaactaacttttttaaCATGAGATCAGCTTCAGATTTCAAAAACTAAGAGCATTTTGCtcttaaaatgacatttttcggctcaaaaaaacttttaaaagaattttagaaCATAGTCTgaaattttcagctcttaaaactaactttttatattttagataaaagtCGTTTTTTGAAGCGTAAATCATTGTAATCTCATTGAATTTTAAGCCTGAAAtagacttttttaatattttatttgagttttagAGGTTGAactgaaaagttagctctttgaAAGCtaacttctaattttttttctaaaagctgaacgtaagataaattttttaatttaaaaaattaaatatttttccgtcaaaataattttttaattaaaattttaattattttaacacttgaaaaaaacataaaaaataattaaaaataatcattgctcgtaaaaaatttttttttctttaaaaatcttaaagaaaaatatgaaattttcacttttaaaccaaaaattttagacttgaataaaaaaaattaattaaaatcagctttaatgaaaattaaaaataaaattaattttgaaatttatttaaaataaattaattaaaatttaataattaatttaattatttaattaaaattaaaatttatctaaaaaaaatccttattttgaaattaatatttacaaatttatttaaactaaatttttaatattttttaaagctaaaaattatttttttaattttatttaaaaatttttacttaacaatatatataaatttttatttttattaaaaattctaaaatacgGTTAACAGTCTCTTCAAATCTAAATTCGACATGAATTTCGCAATTAAATACACAGAATCACAATCCAAACTTACTTGAATCCCTTCTCTTGTCTCCGTATAAATTTCTGCCTCCATCAATTCTCTCATCAGCAATTTCCGTTCTACCGCACTTTCCATCGCTTCTCTCACAATGTCTCCATAAACTTGATATTTTGCGATAATTTCCTCATCAATCTCATCGATttcgtaataatttttgtctcgcATCACAAAATCGTACAACGAAACGCCTTCCTTCACCATTTCGTGCCGCATGTCACGTAACTCCAAAATGCACACGTCCAAATACTCGAAGAAATTTGTCGAAATGCGTGTGTTGAAGTAACTTATGCACTTGTGACGTGCGAGttccatgaaaaattcacGGGATAACTTGAGCCATCGTTGCGGTTGGTTAAAATATTGCATAATTTCCGATTTTCCGTTAATCAAAATGTCGTATTTGATTTTGGCGCGAAAACAATCGTTGTGATCGTCGAGATTTAATGGCGAATTGCTGTTAAATTTGAGCATTTCTCGCATCCAGGAGCACCGAATGTTGCCGAGGGAGCGGAAAAGGCGCTTAATTTGCTCCCAATTGTTGGCGTGACAACTCGTGAAGGGCGCGGAATATTTTTTGGGAAAGGTTTGGAGGCAAGATAACCAAATTTCCGagtttaaagacatttttgtaTTACTTTTAGGAGGTTTTTGGTACGAATGATGCAAAAATCGGGAATGAACGAGTTTATATGGGAGTTTTTAGTTGGAAAAGGATCAACGGGTGAGTCATGAAAAGCACTTTTGGTGCAAAAAATGAcgtatttgagtaaaaaattctatatttaCTGAATAAATAGTCATTTTTTGTGCGTAACAATAATACCCTGAGATAGTTTCGACATTTCTTaagccttaaaaaatttgtcctaaaatatttttctaattctacgagtgaaaaaattaaataatactaaaaataatcaCATCACAACTACTTCTAGGTACTACTATCTGTCAAAGGGGAAGCAAAAGTTCCCGTTTGGCTGAAAATCGATTGCATCCATGATACTCGAGCCCTGAAACGAGGCATTTATCGAGATTTTCTTCAGTCTTCTAAACATTTGTTTGAACGTCTCCATCCACGATTTCTCCAAAAATTGCCGATTGGTCCAAATTATTTCCTCCAGCACGGGAGTATTCATCGCCAGAGCCTTGACACCGTCCTCCGTGACCTTCGTCGTGCCATTTAACGCCAAATATCGCAATTCTGACAACACAAAACCTTCTTTCAACGATTTATCCGTCAACTGATGACAATTCGAGAGCGACAATCGACGAAGTCCCTTCAAATTTTGTagcgaatattttttagttttgcctCCGGAGATTTGTCCCGTGATTCCTTTGTCGGAAATCTTCTCGCAATTCGTGATTGTCAGTTCTAAAAGGCTTTCCATGATACGGAAAATGTTTTGCAGCTCCTTATCCGACAAAACAATGCCGGAAATCGTGAGAGAcgtcacatttttataattattgatCATTCGGGTGAACGTTTTAAGGGATCCCGGAGCGAAAGGAATGTCCGAAATTATTTCCAATTCCTTCAATTTCGGATTTTGCCCGGATTTGATAGTGAACTCGTTGCCATCCGAGGGCAATGAAGTAGGTGCCAAGTGCATCGAGAGCTTTTTCAGGTTCCGAAACTTGCTGAATGTCGTGAAATTTGACGTAGTTGATCCAATTCCGAGTTTCAGTTCATTCAGGCACGTCACATTTTGCagataaagtaataaattttcaggacGAGGACAACTTGACAAGTCGCAATTGAGTTGTTCCATCTCGTGAAATCGCTGAATGAACGAATCTAAGGTTTCGACACGAATTTGGTCGAGATGCAAGGAGCAAGACTTCAAATTGAGCTCGTGACATGACGAAATCCCATCCAGCAAGTCGTCATCGACGTTTTTCAGCCGTAAATCCTTTAAATTTGACGCTTCCGCGAGCCACGTGAGTAACGCGTGACTCGATAACTGCGATGGAAGTTCCGTATCGTGACGGAAATACAAACTTGTGGCATCAAAAGACACGAGATTCGGTAAGTTTTGCAATAAATTCGAGAAATGGGCGTCATTTATACGCGAATCGCATAATGTTAGGTGAGTTATGCCTTCTAACGTTTCTTTTAAGGCCTCCCGATTGGCATCGTTGACCAAAAACTTggattttgtaaaaagtttcCATCTTCTGAACAATGGGGCATACAATTTCAACACCTTCAACTTTGTCAAATGCCGTAAAATCTCCGCCAAACCCTCCGTCGTGAGGAATTCACAatgaaaaaactcgatttcAGTCAGTGTTTGACCCAGGGATTGCCAAAAAACATCACAGCCCGGCACAAATTGCACTTGATTCGTCAATTTTGCGGCGCGGATCTTCTTGTAACGCAGCAACAGTGACTTTACGACGTCAGAATTCTCGGAAATCACcgaattttcatcgaaaacgAGCGCATTGTCGTTCAACAGGTAGTTGAGATGATTGATTGTCTCGAACCACGAGATGCTTGTGAGCGCGGATGCCTTTCTGTCTTCCACGGAGAGATATTCAAAGATATTCAGCATCAGCTCGCACGGCAAATTGTCGATGGTAAGTGAGCGAATTGGcattttgtctgaaaaaaataaaaaattatcagttttcgtacgagattttaattttttattactttttagcaACTcgtaaaaggcaaaaaattgcaaaaaatatttttttgtggaattttttgttaaaaaacaattttttctttttagatttgagagtttttaactttttagcaACTcgtaaaaggcaaaaaattgtaaaaaaatatttttttcaaagaaaaatatttttttgtgcaatttttgtgagagaaaaaaaggaataacAGGTGCCCGGCAACAAATTTGACCTTGAGACGTCTTCCAATAACGGACCTACCCCAAACTAAACACAAATGTCAAGCAAGCGCAAGACAATTTTCGCTCCAACAGACCCGGGTCTTCCTTTCGCATGCGATATCCGGCACGAAAACAGCTGATTCGACAAATAACAAAGCTGTGTTATCAAATCAACGtctcgaattaattttttatttgctttgcaAAGTGTTTGAAATGTGATAATAGcagaaacattaaaaagtaaacagACAAAGTCGGTAGTCGCTATCATGACGATTGTTTTTTTCCCGTCACTCTCGTCAATTAGTCTCAATTTGTGTCAATTTGGAACGAAAAAAGCGGAATACATGCCTTTTACGCGACACAATCGATGCACGGGACATTGACATTCGGATTcctttgtctcttttttcactatttttcatCCTTCGACGAGTGCGTGCGTCGTCACAGTGATTTATCGTGCACTTACCTCTGCTGTATTGATATACTACGTCGTCTCGATTCGTTTGGTACTATTTGGAAATTGCCTTTAAAGAgtttattattcattcaaaTGGCTTGCTGCGCTTTGATTTGATCCAATTCGAGAtaaaaatgtctcttttttGCTCCTGTTTACtatttctataaatatttctcGTCACGCAAAATCTCTGTTGCGAGctcaaagtcaaaaataaacaaataactgGATCAGATGttctatatttaaatatttctttcttttttttcagttctcaCGATGTACACTCTTCAAGTGTTTGAGCAAGACTGAGCGTCGAACGTGTGCATGCGTTccgttgaacaaaaaaaaaaaaaaaaaattacgggtAACAgaatttttgtcgtcgtcgtcgatgtttCAGGTAGACAACACCGCAACAGGACAACTTTTCGGGTTTCGACAGTGTTCTCGGGAACGGAGAACTTCGTTCAAAGTCTTCTTTGTTTGCCACAGGGCTCGTTTCGAACATCCGCCGTTAATTGTCGAACGCTCGAGAAACGCATTTCTTCTCGAAAAGTCTCCCTGACACCAAATTATGGCGTGTCTACGTGCCGCTGTGTGTGCTTTAGACTCGCATCACGCGTGGATctcgtgaaatttttatgctgCACTCGTCGAATGCGTACAAAGTACACACAACAATAGATTTCGTTCGTACGGAAACGAGTTGCATGAATTTAATGCGTGTCTCGTATGCAATGcgcatgaaattcaaaaaaaaaaagtcgaaaaaatctACCTGGgttgcaaaattttccataaataccCAGTGGAaagttacagaaaaaaatttacgaaaacaaCGGATTATGAATAATGGACAAAAGTTTAAACAAGTTACGAAGGCAACATAAAGTTCATGtcttttttcttatgtttCTCTGAAAGTGCATTGTGTTAGTGACGGAATGTGAGAGTGTGTGGGTAATAGAGATAGGCGCTGTCGTGTTACGGGAGAATGTCGAATGTGCCAAACGTAGACTTTTTGAAGGAattgacgatttttttaataaaaattttaaattttttttttaataaaaatttatcatttttaaagttttcttccaaaaatgtttttatgtaaaaattgataaaaaattataaattttattgaaattaaataagttctaaaaatttgaattaagaaaaaaattgaaaagcggaaaaaaattgaaaaaaaaattttttatttgccaaaaagataaaatgataaattagagccctctgacaaatttcaatccatttggagcaagatttgacaaaaattgctttgacacagtttttgacacagtttttttgttcttgatttagtttttaaaacaaaactatgtcaaagaaaagattttttttcagtttcaatttttttgcagttttgagttataaaacgattaaaaatgataaattagagccttctgacaaatttcaattcatttggagcaagatttgacaaaaaaaggctttgacacggtttttgacacagtttttttgctcttgatttagttttcaaaacaaaattatgtcaaagaaaaagtaccttgaattagctaagcaaattcgaattgtagtatatgtttgttacataACCCGTTTGTGTACCGAGTCATTGTTTAgtttaagagaaattattgCCAATTCTTCATATGCTGGACAAACATATAAACacaatgtactaaaaattacaaaaaagacttttaaaattttttttaaaagaaagaaaatttaaaaaaaaaagccatttaaagatgttagcgaaaaaaattgattaaaaaaaatttaagtcaaaatcctcttattatgagggctcacataccgatttttcaaaattttttcaacttttgtagatcacggttctccgtctcaaaatgaaggttttgatgttagaaacaacttttgttttggactttttctaaattttgcgttttcgatgtacaggagccatttaaagatgttagcgaaaaaaattgattaaaaaaaatttaagtcaaaatcctcttattatgagggctcacataccgatttttcaaaattaagctagatcacggttctccgtctcaaaatgaaggttttgatgttagaaacaacttttgttttggactttttctaaattttgcgttttcgatgtacaggagccatttaaagatgttagcgaaaaaaattg from Culicoides brevitarsis isolate CSIRO-B50_1 unplaced genomic scaffold, AGI_CSIRO_Cbre_v1 contig_109, whole genome shotgun sequence harbors:
- the LOC134836658 gene encoding arrestin domain-containing protein 2-like codes for the protein MTITCNIKFENNPQGIYFAGQNLAGSVELNLGVAKKVKAISLKICGFAYTHWSESETYRVNGKNHTRIVHYRGREDYLNSTTYLIGSPHANEIEILPGLHTYNFACLLPSNMPSSFEGPYGHIRYTVKVTLERPWKFDQTYKVGFTVLKQLDLNYDNPDLRLPVHAETIKYFCCWPCKSGPLLLNVKLPIGGYVPGQTIPITLTIDNESREKIDEITFKLKKIVRCLSQTPRQKVKEERVVVVMKRGGGCDKFQKKQYQYSLLIPALPPTNLSFCKIIQISYVLKVKPIVAGMHKDNKLTIPIVIGTVPLTADRNGSVGWVNLAAELSDGPNSMQERPTAPIEEHPDVVCVPSYDDAVKRTSLQPPSYEESMYGSVNIDEPEESHPLGNPNTYTPRYPVYHFGTVQPSAPTSNETKISTEL
- the LOC134836657 gene encoding uncharacterized protein LOC134836657, with product MPIRSLTIDNLPCELMLNIFEYLSVEDRKASALTSISWFETINHLNYLLNDNALVFDENSVISENSDVVKSLLLRYKKIRAAKLTNQVQFVPGCDVFWQSLGQTLTEIEFFHCEFLTTEGLAEILRHLTKLKVLKLYAPLFRRWKLFTKSKFLVNDANREALKETLEGITHLTLCDSRINDAHFSNLLQNLPNLVSFDATSLYFRHDTELPSQLSSHALLTWLAEASNLKDLRLKNVDDDLLDGISSCHELNLKSCSLHLDQIRVETLDSFIQRFHEMEQLNCDLSSCPRPENLLLYLQNVTCLNELKLGIGSTTSNFTTFSKFRNLKKLSMHLAPTSLPSDGNEFTIKSGQNPKLKELEIISDIPFAPGSLKTFTRMINNYKNVTSLTISGIVLSDKELQNIFRIMESLLELTITNCEKISDKGITGQISGGKTKKYSLQNLKGLRRLSLSNCHQLTDKSLKEGFVLSELRYLALNGTTKVTEDGVKALAMNTPVLEEIIWTNRQFLEKSWMETFKQMFRRLKKISINASFQGSSIMDAIDFQPNGNFCFPFDR